Proteins from one Bacillota bacterium genomic window:
- a CDS encoding aldehyde ferredoxin oxidoreductase family protein, giving the protein MAVTVEKRTVSLSGRTVPVPEVSAVGNSSNGGDRMSYGYVGRVLRVDLTSRTLALEQPGDLIWRQYPGGSSLALHYLMSELSPGVDPLGPENILVFATGVLTGCPVPGTSRFTVAAKSPLTGAYGESEAGGWWGPELKFAGFDAVVVQGASSTPVYLWIRDGQAELRDASGLWELGTLDTQARIQAELGDERIRVATIGPGGEKLVRYACILNNVKHANGRTGMGAVMGSKNLKAIAVRGIRRDIPLFDKRGVLDVARSFNTRWQTNPNCVQWNQIGTSRGVLTLNSTGLLPTRNFREGQFEGAEDISGPRMRDTILQKSEGCFACPVKCKKAVRVTGRYEVDPAYGGPEYETIAALGSACGVRDLEAIAKGNEWCNKYGIDTISTGLAIAFAMECFEDGILTMDDTDGVELRFGNADAMLAMVEAICERRGLGKLLGEGALAAAKVIGRGAERLVMHVKGQELGMHEPRGKVGLGLAYAVSPTGPDHMEIAHDPVFQAPGFGLNSVAPLGILESLSPLDLGPRKVRMVAYLQLLRQLDNILGICDFAGPALGSLTVTDTVELVRAATGWDTSLWELLKASERALTMARLLNLREGFGREHDTLPERLFEPMPGGPSKGQRIDPDVLDRAISTYYAMMGWDPETGVPTQEKLSELELK; this is encoded by the coding sequence ATGGCAGTGACGGTGGAGAAGCGAACGGTCTCGCTCTCGGGCAGGACGGTCCCGGTGCCTGAGGTGAGCGCGGTCGGCAATTCCAGCAACGGAGGGGACAGGATGAGCTACGGCTATGTTGGTAGAGTACTAAGAGTGGACCTCACATCCAGGACACTGGCCCTGGAACAGCCAGGGGACCTCATCTGGCGGCAGTACCCTGGCGGCAGCTCGCTTGCGCTGCACTACCTCATGTCGGAACTCTCTCCGGGTGTGGATCCTCTGGGTCCGGAGAACATTCTCGTGTTTGCCACGGGAGTGCTTACAGGGTGTCCGGTGCCCGGCACATCGAGATTCACGGTAGCCGCCAAGTCCCCACTTACCGGCGCGTACGGGGAATCCGAGGCTGGAGGGTGGTGGGGCCCTGAACTCAAATTCGCGGGGTTCGATGCAGTGGTGGTGCAAGGGGCGTCGTCGACTCCGGTCTATCTCTGGATCCGTGACGGCCAGGCTGAACTGCGGGATGCATCCGGCCTCTGGGAGCTCGGGACCCTGGATACCCAGGCACGGATCCAGGCTGAACTGGGCGACGAGCGCATTCGTGTGGCCACCATTGGGCCGGGCGGGGAGAAGCTCGTCCGATATGCATGCATCCTGAATAACGTCAAGCACGCAAATGGCCGAACCGGCATGGGTGCCGTCATGGGATCAAAGAACCTGAAAGCCATTGCGGTGAGGGGGATCAGAAGAGATATCCCGCTCTTCGACAAGCGTGGCGTGCTGGACGTGGCCAGGTCGTTCAACACACGATGGCAGACGAATCCCAACTGTGTCCAGTGGAACCAGATCGGAACATCAAGAGGAGTGCTGACCCTGAATTCCACGGGGCTTCTGCCAACCAGGAATTTCCGCGAGGGTCAGTTCGAAGGTGCGGAGGACATATCCGGCCCAAGGATGCGCGATACGATCCTGCAGAAGAGCGAAGGCTGCTTTGCTTGCCCCGTCAAATGTAAGAAGGCTGTTCGGGTCACGGGCCGTTATGAAGTGGACCCGGCTTACGGCGGACCGGAGTATGAGACCATAGCCGCACTTGGGTCCGCGTGTGGGGTCCGGGACCTCGAAGCAATCGCAAAGGGCAACGAATGGTGCAACAAATATGGGATCGATACCATATCCACCGGTCTCGCGATAGCGTTTGCCATGGAGTGCTTCGAGGACGGGATTCTCACAATGGACGACACCGATGGTGTGGAACTGAGGTTCGGGAACGCCGACGCCATGCTCGCCATGGTCGAGGCCATTTGCGAGAGGCGTGGACTCGGCAAGCTTCTGGGAGAAGGCGCTCTGGCTGCCGCGAAGGTAATCGGGCGTGGTGCTGAGAGATTAGTGATGCACGTGAAGGGTCAGGAGCTTGGGATGCACGAGCCCCGGGGCAAAGTCGGGTTGGGTCTAGCCTACGCGGTCTCGCCCACTGGACCGGACCACATGGAGATTGCTCATGACCCTGTGTTCCAGGCTCCGGGATTTGGCCTCAATTCCGTAGCACCTCTGGGTATCCTGGAATCCCTGTCCCCGTTGGATCTCGGGCCTCGGAAGGTCAGGATGGTCGCGTACCTGCAACTCCTGCGCCAACTAGATAACATCCTGGGAATATGCGATTTTGCCGGACCAGCTTTAGGTTCACTCACAGTAACTGACACCGTTGAACTAGTCCGCGCCGCCACTGGGTGGGACACGAGCCTCTGGGAGCTTCTCAAAGCCTCAGAACGAGCCCTCACCATGGCTCGGCTTCTCAATCTGAGAGAGGGCTTTGGGCGCGAACATGACACGCTTCCTGAGCGGCTGTTCGAG